CCCCGTAGAGTTGCATCGCCAGGCGCTCAACGCCCATCCCGGCCGCAAAGCCCGTGTACTTCTGCGAGTCGATGCCCATATTCTCCAGGATCTCCGGATGCACCATGCCCGCGCCGAGCATCTCGATCCAGCCGGTCTGGTGGCAGGTCTGGCAACCGGCGCCCGCGCACGCGAAGCAGTCCATCAGCACCTGCGCGCCGGGTTCGACGAACGGGAAGTACGTCGCGACCAGCCGGATCCGGCGTTCGCCCCCGAACAAGCGGCGAAACAGCTCGAGCAGCGTCCCCTTCAGATGCGTCATCGAAAGCCCTTCGTCGACGGCGAGGACCTCGACCTGCGTCATCTGCCACTCATGCGTCGTGTCCGTCTGCTCGTAGCGATACGCGCGGCCCGGGACCGCGATGCGGATCGGCGGCTTGTACTGCTCCATGAAGCGGATTTGCGCCGGCGACGTATGCGTGCGGAGCAGCATCGGCCGGTGGCCGTTGACCTGCTCGTCTACCCACATGGTGTCCCACATATCGCGCGCCGGATGATCTGCCGGGATGCGCAGCGCGTCGAAATTGTAGAACTCGAGCTCAACCTCAGGCCCTTCGACGATCGAGAAGCCCATCGAGCGGAAGGCATCGCTGATGCGCCGCACGAGCTGCGTGACCGGATGCAGGCCGCCCTTCGGGCGCGGCCGCGCCGGCAACGTCACGTCGATCGTGCCGGTTTCGAGCGATGCGGCGAGCTGCACAGTCCGAATCTCCTCGGACCGCGCCGCGAAGCGCCCTTCCAGTTCGTCCTTGAGCGCATTGGCGGCGGCGCCGATCTGCTTTCGCTCGTCGATCGAAAGTTCCGCGAGTCTACGCAGCACGCCGGTGAGCCGCCCCTTCCGCCCGAGGTACTCGATCCGCCACGCGTCGAGCGCGGCGAGATCAAAAGCGATGGCGAGCGACGAAAGCGCATCGTCGCGGAGCTGCTGGACGGTCTCGGCCGGCATGGGCCTCCCCTGCAGGTTGGTGATGCGCGGCATTATAGGCGCCGTCCGTTGAAAGCGCGAAGCGGGCCCGTGGGTGCGCGGAGGGGAGCCTGGCGGCCTGCGGGCGCATGTCCGAGATGCCTTGGAGCGCGGGCAGACGGCCAACGCTGCAACCTTGAGACCAACTGGCGCACGCGTACGACGGAGGAGGAGCGCCCAACCGGCCTTAACGCTCTCCCCAAAAGTCACGGCCGCAGAGTTATTGCAGGTTGACGATCGTGTCGAGGTGCGCGCCGCCCGGCATCGTGCGCTTGATCGTCAGGTATGCACCACTGGGAGGCCGCACTTCGATCAGGAACTTGCGCCCGCTGGCCAGCGGCGGGTAAATCGAAGAAACGT
This is a stretch of genomic DNA from Dehalococcoidia bacterium. It encodes these proteins:
- the pheS gene encoding phenylalanine--tRNA ligase subunit alpha encodes the protein MPAETVQQLRDDALSSLAIAFDLAALDAWRIEYLGRKGRLTGVLRRLAELSIDERKQIGAAANALKDELEGRFAARSEEIRTVQLAASLETGTIDVTLPARPRPKGGLHPVTQLVRRISDAFRSMGFSIVEGPEVELEFYNFDALRIPADHPARDMWDTMWVDEQVNGHRPMLLRTHTSPAQIRFMEQYKPPIRIAVPGRAYRYEQTDTTHEWQMTQVEVLAVDEGLSMTHLKGTLLELFRRLFGGERRIRLVATYFPFVEPGAQVLMDCFACAGAGCQTCHQTGWIEMLGAGMVHPEILENMGIDSQKYTGFAAGMGVERLAMQLYGVDDIRYWYQNDLRLLRQLA